The Candidatus Neomarinimicrobiota bacterium region TTTCCATCAGCAATGCAGCCAGGTTCAGTCTGGCAGGTACATTCCGGGGATCCAAAAGGAGCATTTCGGCATAGGCTCCGAAAGCCTGCTCATGTAAGCCAAGCTGCCGGTAAATATCTCCGGCTTTAGACCAGTAACGGATATTGCCGGGGCCCAATCGCAGGGCTTCCAGGATTGCGTCCCTTGCAGCAGGATAATTTTTTCGCGCTTCCATATACAACGTGAGATAATAGTGGAGTTCCGGATCATCCGGATAATGCAAAAGAGCTTTATCCAGGCGCGTCCTGACTGTTTCCCAGTCCCCCTCCTTCACCGCTTTTTCAACCCTCTGTCTTTCACTCATGCGGTCCACAGGGACCGGCATTTTATCCAGGCGGGCTTCAAGGGATTCAATTCTCCGGCGATATGCTTCAATTTCCCGTAAAATATCCTCCGGTGTCTTGGGTGGGGCGGTTTCCGCTTTTTTCAAATCCTTTTCCATATCCTGAAGAAAGGACCGGATTTTTTTCCATTGCTCAACCATTTTTTTATACTCTGCCTGCGTTTGAGCAGACGATTCCGTATCGGCCAGGATCCTGATTTTTCTTGCATCCTGTTTTAATATGTTCAGAATGCGGGTAATGGTTACCTTTTCCTTGCTGTCTGCAGGATAGTTTTCCACCTTTTGGGAAAAGGTGACCGCTTCCTGATACAGGCTTTTCAAGGCCGTTATCATCTGACCTGTCGTAACAGCATACACATGTGTTATAAAAAACAGGGATACGATCATCCCTAAAAGTCCGGCACGCCGAAAAAAAGTATTTTTTATCATTGGTTTTTGTCCTGTCTGAATGAACAAATGGTGGCAGTCATTATAAAAACATATTAAATAAATTATCTCATCATTTCAAGGAAATAGAAAGGGCTGAAAAAGGGGGGACAGAATATAAAAAAAGGCCGAAGATTTTCTTCAGTAACTTTTGAACCGTTTATATACAACTCGAAACCGGAGTCTTTTTTGATGATTCACGGAAATCCATCCTCCTGAAAAATATTCAAAAAAGGGTTCTCTGGATTGGCAGGGTCTCTTCATACGTGGGAATTTTCACGGCAATTCCCAACTTGTCACATAGGGCATGAAAGCGGCCGCTTATTTCTTCCCCTTTCTCAACGTAGGCATAATAGTTGTTTCCGTAGGCTTTTTCATACTTCTGACGCATCCCCGGGAATTTATTGTCCAGTTTCCGGTAGAAAAACTCACGCTGCCCCTGCCTTAATGTCATCCCCATCCCGGCATTTAAAATATAGGATGCCCCGTAATCTGTCGCTTTTTCTACCAGTAAGCGAATATGAGACCAGTGGTCCGTAATCCAGGGAAGGACGGGCATCATGGAAATACCTGTCAGAATACCTTTGGATGCCAGGGCTTTCATGGCCTGAAAACGTTGACTGCTTTCAGGTGCATTCGGCTCAAGTAAAAGGGAAAGATCATTGCGGACGGTTGTAATGGTAAAGGTCACGGCAGCATAGACGTTTGACAGCTGTTTTAAAACATCCAGATCTCTAAGAACCAGGTTGCTTTTTGTCATGATATGGACCGGAAAGTGAAAATCACTAAGAACCTCCAGGGTGTGACGGGTCAGTTTTTCCTGGATTTCAAGGGGCATGTAAGGATCATGCATACTCCCTGTCCCAACTGTCCCTTTAGTGCGTTTGGCAGCTAATTCCTTCCGGAGCAAATCAACAGCATTGATTTTTACTTCCACATCATTAAAAGAACGGACCCGATAACAGTCGCTGCGGGTATCACAATAGATACACCCGTGCTGGCATCCACGGTAACAGTTCATACTGTATCGAATGCCGAAAATATTGCTTCCCGTCCCCGCACCCTTCGCAGGCAGGAGAATCTGTTTTGCAGAGATATATTTGGCCATAACCCGAAAACCTTAGTCATTAAAATTACAAAAGTTCGATTTAAAAAAACCGTCCGGCAGTTCAGGGTTTTTAATAGATATCCTTTATGGCATCCTGTCCGTGATGTATCTCTCCTGTTTTTTTAAACACCGTCTCAGAGTAACTTCAATTTTTTCATATCAGCAATGAGGGCTTTCACATGGCCGGCGGACACCCGAAATACCTTTTCTTCTTCGGGGTTAAGGTCGATTTCCACTATTTTTTTAATACCGGTCCTGGTTAGTACTGCAGGGACTCCCATATACAAATCATGGATGCCGTATTCCCCCTGAAGGCAGGCACAGACAGGTAAAAGCCGGTGTTCGTCCCGAAGTATGCTTTCTGCCATAGCTACCGCCGCAGAAGCGGGAGAATAAAAAGCGGATCCGGACTTTAAAAGTCCTACAATTTCTCCCCCGGCCATACGGGTCCTTTCCACCAGAGCATTCATCACATCCCGTGCCTTTTTTTCCTCTCCATATTTTTGAATCAGTAAATCCATAACCGGTATTCCGTGGATATTTGCCGAGCGAACCAGCGGCACCATAGAATCGCCATGGCCTCCAAGAACCATTGCATTTACATCCTTGACACTCAGATCCAGTTCCTGAGCTATAAATGTACAAAAACGGGAACTGTCCAAAACACCGGCCTGTCCCATCACCCTTTGAACCGGAAACCCCGATACTTTTTGAAAGAGCGTCACCATGGCATCGAGGGGATTGGAGATCAGAATGACAATGGCACCGGGAGCATACTTGCGGATATTTTCTGCAACAATCCGTATAATTTTACTGTTAACCGTCAGAAGATCGTCACGGCTCATACCCGGTTTTCTGGGCACACCGGCCGTAACAATTACCAGATCAGCATCATGAATATCCTCATAACTGTTAGTACCCAGAATGGACACATCAAATCCATCAATCCGGGATGCTTCCTGTACATCCAGCGCTTTCCCCTGAGGCAGATCCTCGACAATATCATAAAGGACCACGTCACCAAGCTGACGCAGTGCAATCAGGTGACTGATAACGGTTCCGATCTGTCCTGCACCGATAACAGCTATTTTAGGGCGTAATAACATATTTTCCCCTTTCACGTTATATTATAATGTAAAAAATTTTAATCATGAGAAGAATGGGAGAATAGCATCTCGGTACAATCACCCATAAAGGTCTGCTTGCTAAGCGAAAGTGTGGAAAATCGGACGGGGGGGATGTAATAAAAATCAGGCACCTCATATATACTATTAATAATATTATCTTGCATTAAGTCGGAATTCTGTGTATTTTACCCCCGGGGAGGGGGGTTACCTTACTGAAACCATATATCCCATTTCTCTTATAATCTCGGTATCTTATCAGTAGTCGATCCCCAAATCATCCAATCGAATCAATCCTTTTTTGAAAGTTAGAAGTTGAAAGTTAGCGCCGCTTCGTTGTGTGTTGTGTTTGCGTGGATTAGCGGACGTTGT contains the following coding sequences:
- the mdh gene encoding malate dehydrogenase, which translates into the protein MLLRPKIAVIGAGQIGTVISHLIALRQLGDVVLYDIVEDLPQGKALDVQEASRIDGFDVSILGTNSYEDIHDADLVIVTAGVPRKPGMSRDDLLTVNSKIIRIVAENIRKYAPGAIVILISNPLDAMVTLFQKVSGFPVQRVMGQAGVLDSSRFCTFIAQELDLSVKDVNAMVLGGHGDSMVPLVRSANIHGIPVMDLLIQKYGEEKKARDVMNALVERTRMAGGEIVGLLKSGSAFYSPASAAVAMAESILRDEHRLLPVCACLQGEYGIHDLYMGVPAVLTRTGIKKIVEIDLNPEEEKVFRVSAGHVKALIADMKKLKLL
- a CDS encoding radical SAM protein — encoded protein: MAKYISAKQILLPAKGAGTGSNIFGIRYSMNCYRGCQHGCIYCDTRSDCYRVRSFNDVEVKINAVDLLRKELAAKRTKGTVGTGSMHDPYMPLEIQEKLTRHTLEVLSDFHFPVHIMTKSNLVLRDLDVLKQLSNVYAAVTFTITTVRNDLSLLLEPNAPESSQRFQAMKALASKGILTGISMMPVLPWITDHWSHIRLLVEKATDYGASYILNAGMGMTLRQGQREFFYRKLDNKFPGMRQKYEKAYGNNYYAYVEKGEEISGRFHALCDKLGIAVKIPTYEETLPIQRTLF
- a CDS encoding tetratricopeptide repeat protein, translated to MIKNTFFRRAGLLGMIVSLFFITHVYAVTTGQMITALKSLYQEAVTFSQKVENYPADSKEKVTITRILNILKQDARKIRILADTESSAQTQAEYKKMVEQWKKIRSFLQDMEKDLKKAETAPPKTPEDILREIEAYRRRIESLEARLDKMPVPVDRMSERQRVEKAVKEGDWETVRTRLDKALLHYPDDPELHYYLTLYMEARKNYPAARDAILEALRLGPGNIRYWSKAGDIYRQLGLHEQAFGAYAEMLLLDPRNVPARLNLAALLMETGRTDSAQALYEEVIHLNPSHPDAYEGLGRIARQRGNDETAKTYYQKAITCNSHSPKLYLSLGQIYMDQKQYTYAIRQLEEVIRLDPDQTEARFLLGKAYWHTYDFARASVYWSQVYRRNNRAYNISFWLPAAYYVQAEILKNKDLFRESTRAFRNALDINPDSYHWMSWGNYWLGKYYLSQNKPLLAETYYINALETNPNLFEALIAMGILKWEQSRPGEAQKYWQQALKIDPDNQEALAWLKMTQNNP